The nucleotide sequence CCGGGCCGCAAGCCGGGGGCCGCCGGCGTCGGCCGGGGCTGACCAGCCGCGGCGGCGCGGGGGGCTGCGGCCGCGGGGGCCGGCTTGCGATCCTGACGCGGGTGACTGTCGCGGCCGCCTGGCCGCGCCGGGCGGGACGGGGGGGTGGACTTGGCGGCCTCGGCGGGCTTGGCACCGGGCTTGAAGGTCTGGGTTATCTTGGAGAGGAGCTTGCGGAACATGAAGGGAAGGCGTGCTTATCACGGTCCCCGCCAGGCATTGCAACCTCGCAAAACCAGCCCACGTCGCCCCGGGGTCACTCCAGCTCAGCCCGGATCTGGTCGAGCAGGGTCAAGGACAGGACCTGATCCCCCACCAGACCGACCCGGATCCCTACCCGGGTGAGGCGGGCCGTGACTTTCTCCAGTTTGATCTCGACCCGCTTGTCGAGCGCGGTGCGGTACACCAACTGGGCATCCTGACCGCTCTTCCGCTCCTCGATCCTGGCGAATTCCTGCCGGGCCAGCACCGTCTGCGCCGCGCGGTACACGGCATCGAGGTCGTGCTCCACGTTGGTGGCCAGCTCACCCCGCACGAAGGCCACAGCCCCAGCCCCGACGGCACCGGCCGCGATGACCACGCAACCGCTGAGCGCGGGCCAGACGGCCAACGCCAGCAAGGCGGCCAGCAGGCGCAGGGACGGGAACTTCCGGGCAGGGTGGGTTTGGTTATGCATGATCTCCACCGACCCAGGCTCCGTGGTTTTGTGCACCAAAAAGAATGTCAAAATCCTAGGCCGCGCCATCCGGCCGCTCGAGCACCTCGTTCATGGACTTGCCCAATTCCGCCAGACCATAAGGTTTCGGCAGCACGGCCTTGAAGCCATGAGCCCGGTGGTTCGCCATGACCGGATCGCGCGAATAGCCGCTGGATACGATCACCCGCACCTCCGGATCGAGCCGGCGCAGATGCTCCATCGCCTCGCGCCCACCCATGCCTCCCGGCACGGTGAGATCCATCACCACCGCATCGTAAGCGCGGCCGGCCTCCCTCGCCTCCCGGTATTTGCGCAGCGCCTCGGCGCCGTCCGCCGCCGTCTCGCATTCGAAGC is from Lacunisphaera limnophila and encodes:
- a CDS encoding DUF3568 family protein; translation: MHNQTHPARKFPSLRLLAALLALAVWPALSGCVVIAAGAVGAGAVAFVRGELATNVEHDLDAVYRAAQTVLARQEFARIEERKSGQDAQLVYRTALDKRVEIKLEKVTARLTRVGIRVGLVGDQVLSLTLLDQIRAELE